A window from Lactobacillus intestinalis encodes these proteins:
- a CDS encoding type I restriction-modification system subunit M encodes MTTAKEVTSQIWEMANRLRGNMDASEYRNYILGFMFYRYLSERQEKYLFDNKVFDENPDDISGITAEYVKEADGEYIADYLDDIAGSLGYAIEPQYMWKTIVNEVNNNTITPDTFQSMFESFDNNLRLNSKATQDFTGVFDDMNLNNSRLGNTTASRAKALTQIIDLVDQVDYIDENGKDILGDIYEYLIAKFAGNSGKKAGEFYTPHEVSEVLAKLATVSLDQENKKPSVYDFACGSGSLLLTLKDEVKNKILYYGQELNTTTYNLARMNLMMHGVPYDRMTLKNADTLEQDWPDGVDAQGTDRPRFFDVVVANPPYSARWDNSDRKLKDPRFKDYGLAPKTKADYAFLLHGLYHLDQNGTMAIVLPHGVLFRGAKEGKIREALLKKNQIDAIIGMPAGLFYSTGIPTVVLVLKKNRTNKDILFIDASKGFEKGKNQNKLRKEDIDKIINTYKERKDVERYAHVASFDEIKENDFNLNIPRYVDTFVPEPPVNLKKVAADLHETNIEIQKNQKELVGMLKELTSEDDDIMDGLNAIIKELEEETRD; translated from the coding sequence ATGACTACAGCTAAAGAAGTGACAAGCCAAATCTGGGAAATGGCTAATCGATTAAGAGGTAATATGGATGCTTCTGAATATAGAAACTATATTTTAGGGTTTATGTTTTACCGTTATTTGTCTGAAAGACAAGAAAAGTATTTATTTGATAATAAAGTATTTGATGAAAATCCAGATGATATTAGTGGGATAACAGCAGAATATGTAAAAGAGGCTGATGGAGAATATATTGCTGATTATTTAGACGACATTGCTGGTTCGTTAGGATACGCAATTGAGCCCCAGTATATGTGGAAGACGATTGTCAATGAAGTAAATAACAATACAATTACACCTGATACATTTCAAAGTATGTTTGAGAGCTTTGATAATAACTTGAGATTGAATAGTAAAGCTACTCAAGATTTCACCGGTGTATTTGATGATATGAATTTAAACAACTCGCGCTTAGGTAATACTACAGCGTCTAGAGCGAAGGCATTAACACAGATTATAGATTTAGTTGATCAAGTAGATTACATAGATGAAAATGGTAAAGATATTTTAGGTGATATCTATGAATACTTGATTGCTAAATTTGCTGGAAATTCTGGTAAAAAGGCTGGAGAATTCTACACTCCACATGAAGTTTCAGAAGTTTTAGCAAAGCTTGCAACTGTGTCATTAGATCAAGAGAATAAGAAACCATCTGTATATGACTTTGCTTGTGGTAGTGGATCTTTACTTTTAACTCTTAAAGATGAAGTAAAGAATAAAATTCTGTACTATGGTCAAGAGCTAAACACTACTACATATAACCTGGCACGTATGAATCTTATGATGCACGGTGTTCCTTACGATCGAATGACTTTGAAAAATGCAGATACTTTAGAGCAAGATTGGCCGGACGGAGTAGATGCCCAGGGAACAGATCGACCAAGATTCTTTGATGTAGTGGTTGCCAATCCACCATATTCAGCAAGATGGGACAATAGTGATCGTAAATTAAAGGATCCACGTTTTAAAGACTATGGATTAGCTCCAAAGACTAAGGCTGATTACGCATTCTTATTGCACGGCTTGTATCATTTAGATCAAAACGGAACAATGGCCATTGTTTTACCTCATGGTGTCCTCTTTAGAGGAGCAAAAGAAGGTAAAATTCGTGAAGCTTTACTTAAAAAGAATCAAATTGATGCAATTATTGGTATGCCTGCTGGATTATTCTATTCAACTGGAATTCCTACTGTTGTATTAGTGCTTAAGAAGAATAGAACTAATAAGGATATTTTATTTATTGATGCATCAAAAGGATTTGAAAAAGGAAAGAATCAAAACAAATTAAGAAAAGAAGATATTGATAAGATAATCAATACTTATAAAGAGCGTAAAGACGTTGAACGTTATGCTCACGTAGCTTCATTCGATGAAATTAAAGAAAATGACTTTAATTTAAATATTCCTCGATACGTTGATACTTTCGTTCCAGAACCACCTGTTAATTTGAAGAAGGTAGCTGCTGATCTTCATGAAACTAATATTGAAATTCAGAAGAATCAGAAAGAATTAGTAGGGATGCTTAAAGAATTAACATCTGAAGATGACGATATAATGGATGGATTGAATGCCATTATTAAGGAATTGGAGGAAGAAACTCGTGACTAA
- a CDS encoding restriction endonuclease subunit S: MTKSDDKRVPALRFKGFTDDWEQRKGNEIFISKSNKGYTNLPVLSATQDMGMVYRNTLKSDIKYQIDNLNNYKHIEPGDFVIHLRSFQGGFAYSNIEGIASPAYKVFAFQNSNKFNDIFWKEKFKSYQFIQLLKKVTYGVRDGKSISYTDFITLRETFPSFKEQKQIGDLLNKINALLSLQQRKVKQLKLLKRAMLQTLFTNKSVPQLRFKGFTDNWEQRKLKDQAIIIMGQSPDGSTYSDKPTKYILVQGNADIQNGWVKPRVWTTQLTKLAKKGDILLSVRAPVGKVGRTNYDVVLGRGVAAIKGNNFLFFLFHKLNIDKYWKKYSTGSTFESINSADIRNTIIHIPQKIEQTRIGTLVSHIEKQITFQQNKIKKLESLKQFLLQNMFI, translated from the coding sequence GTGACTAAAAGTGACGATAAAAGAGTACCAGCACTGCGTTTTAAAGGCTTCACTGATGATTGGGAGCAACGTAAAGGAAATGAAATATTTATTTCTAAATCAAATAAAGGATATACAAACTTACCAGTTCTATCTGCAACACAAGATATGGGAATGGTATACAGAAACACATTAAAAAGCGACATAAAATATCAGATAGATAACTTAAATAATTATAAACACATTGAACCAGGAGATTTTGTTATTCATCTTCGTTCATTCCAAGGTGGCTTTGCTTATTCTAATATTGAAGGAATTGCTTCTCCTGCTTATAAAGTTTTCGCATTTCAAAATTCTAATAAATTTAACGACATTTTTTGGAAAGAAAAATTTAAAAGTTATCAGTTTATTCAGTTGTTAAAAAAAGTCACTTACGGAGTACGAGATGGAAAAAGTATAAGTTACACAGATTTTATTACTTTAAGAGAAACATTTCCGTCTTTTAAAGAACAAAAACAGATTGGCGATTTGTTAAATAAAATTAATGCGTTACTTTCACTTCAGCAACGAAAAGTAAAGCAGCTGAAGTTACTGAAAAGAGCTATGCTTCAAACTTTATTTACCAATAAAAGTGTCCCTCAATTACGCTTTAAAGGATTTACGGATAATTGGGAACAACGTAAGTTAAAAGATCAAGCAATAATAATTATGGGGCAGTCTCCCGATGGATCAACATATTCTGATAAACCTACTAAATATATTTTAGTTCAAGGAAATGCTGATATTCAGAATGGTTGGGTAAAACCACGAGTTTGGACTACTCAACTTACGAAACTGGCTAAAAAAGGCGATATATTGCTTAGTGTAAGAGCTCCTGTAGGAAAAGTGGGACGAACTAATTATGATGTTGTTTTAGGTCGTGGAGTTGCGGCAATAAAAGGAAATAATTTTCTATTTTTCTTGTTTCATAAATTAAATATAGATAAATATTGGAAAAAATATTCTACAGGATCAACTTTTGAATCCATTAACTCTGCTGATATACGCAACACAATAATACATATTCCTCAAAAAATTGAGCAGACAAGAATTGGTACACTAGTTTCACATATAGAAAAGCAAATTACGTTTCAGCAAAATAAAATAAAGAAACTAGAGAGCCTTAAACAATTCCTCCTCCAAAACATGTTCATCTAA
- a CDS encoding site-specific integrase yields MSQKKYSTKLFYKYYLDWIHIYKDNAVRQVTLDKYYLVQKRLKELAPDLHMNELNRRNYQQILNLYARNHEKTTTLDFHHHLKASLFDAVDDGLLKSDPTRRAIIKGCSPSEKKIKYLNLFDLQKLLRSLDLNSELNWDWFFLLIAKTGLRFAEALALTKEDFDFGKQRIIINKSWNYKEKIGHFQPTKNESSNRSVMVDWQLMQQFQSLIRSKEDNQLIFFDKNQRVYNSTLNQKLATYCEKLDIPIISIHGLRHTHASLLLYEGVSIASVAKRLGHSNTTTTQETYIHIIRELENKDNDKILHHLSQLG; encoded by the coding sequence ATGTCACAAAAGAAATATAGCACCAAGTTATTTTACAAGTATTATCTTGATTGGATTCATATTTACAAAGACAATGCAGTTCGACAAGTCACTCTTGATAAGTATTACTTAGTTCAAAAACGCTTGAAAGAACTTGCACCAGATCTACATATGAATGAACTTAATCGTCGTAACTATCAACAAATTCTAAACTTGTACGCGCGTAATCATGAAAAGACTACAACTTTAGATTTCCACCATCATTTAAAGGCAAGTTTATTTGATGCAGTCGATGATGGCTTGTTAAAGAGTGATCCTACAAGGCGTGCAATTATTAAAGGATGTAGTCCTAGTGAAAAGAAAATAAAATATTTAAACTTGTTTGATTTACAAAAATTACTTAGATCATTAGATTTAAATTCTGAGCTTAATTGGGACTGGTTCTTTTTATTGATTGCAAAAACTGGTTTACGCTTCGCTGAAGCGTTAGCTTTAACTAAAGAAGACTTTGATTTCGGAAAGCAGAGAATAATTATTAATAAATCATGGAATTACAAAGAAAAAATAGGTCATTTTCAACCTACTAAGAATGAATCATCTAATCGTTCTGTTATGGTAGACTGGCAATTAATGCAGCAATTTCAATCCTTAATTCGTTCTAAAGAAGATAACCAATTGATATTCTTTGATAAGAATCAGCGAGTGTATAATTCTACGTTAAATCAAAAGTTAGCGACGTATTGTGAAAAGCTAGATATTCCGATCATCTCAATTCATGGCTTGCGTCATACACATGCTTCATTACTTTTGTATGAGGGAGTGTCTATAGCCAGCGTAGCTAAAAGATTGGGACATAGTAATACAACTACAACACAGGAAACATATATTCACATTATTCGTGAACTTGAAAATAAAGATAATGATAAAATTTTGCATCATTTATCACAATTAGGTTAA
- a CDS encoding amino acid permease: MAYKTHLKRKMETRHIRMISLGGVIGTGLFLSSGYTIHEAGPLGTVIAYLVGALIVFAVMLCLGELSVAMPYTGAFHVYAKKYIGPSTGFIVAILYWLTWTIALGSEFTAAGLIMQKWFPNVPVWIWSLTCMVLIFLSNFFSVKIFAESEFWFAAIKIFAIVAFIVLGILAITGILPVKGYAHAPGLVNFYKNGWFPNGFGGVFTTMLTVNFAFSGTELIGITAGEAENPQKAIPSAIKTTLWRLVIFFIGSIVVMAALIPYKVAGVTQSPFVYVLDLIHVPFAGNIMNFVVLTAIISAANSGLYASTRMLWSLSNEGTIPKAFKKTGKNGVPTLALVVSMLGGIFALISSKVAPGTVYLVLVSISGLAVVFVWMAIALAELNFRKQFLKDGHKLSELKYRTPWYPVIPYFAFISSLLSCVLIWFDPTQRVALYYTIPFVAICYVAHYLWRRKNKKFEVVEE, translated from the coding sequence ATGGCTTATAAAACTCACTTGAAGCGAAAAATGGAAACTCGTCATATTCGGATGATTTCTTTAGGGGGTGTCATTGGAACCGGATTATTTTTAAGTTCGGGTTATACGATTCATGAAGCTGGGCCTTTGGGAACTGTGATTGCCTATTTAGTTGGAGCACTTATTGTTTTTGCGGTAATGCTTTGCTTAGGTGAACTGTCTGTTGCGATGCCTTATACTGGGGCTTTCCATGTTTATGCAAAGAAATATATTGGTCCTTCAACAGGATTTATAGTAGCTATCTTATATTGGCTGACATGGACAATTGCTCTTGGATCGGAATTTACGGCTGCGGGTTTAATCATGCAAAAATGGTTTCCTAATGTACCAGTGTGGATCTGGAGTTTAACATGTATGGTGTTAATCTTTTTAAGCAATTTCTTTTCTGTAAAAATTTTCGCAGAAAGTGAGTTTTGGTTTGCAGCTATTAAGATTTTTGCAATTGTAGCTTTTATTGTTTTAGGGATTTTAGCCATTACTGGAATTCTGCCGGTAAAGGGATATGCCCATGCACCTGGATTAGTTAATTTTTATAAAAATGGTTGGTTTCCTAATGGTTTTGGGGGAGTTTTTACTACAATGCTTACAGTAAACTTTGCTTTTTCTGGTACAGAGTTAATTGGAATTACAGCTGGAGAAGCCGAAAATCCTCAGAAGGCAATTCCCAGCGCAATAAAAACTACTTTGTGGCGTTTGGTGATTTTCTTTATTGGAAGTATTGTTGTAATGGCAGCGTTGATCCCTTATAAGGTAGCAGGTGTAACTCAGAGTCCATTTGTTTATGTTCTTGACTTAATTCATGTGCCGTTTGCAGGGAATATTATGAACTTTGTGGTTTTGACGGCAATTATTTCAGCTGCCAATTCCGGATTATATGCTTCAACGCGCATGCTGTGGTCATTGAGTAATGAAGGCACGATTCCCAAGGCTTTTAAAAAAACTGGAAAAAATGGAGTTCCAACTTTAGCTTTAGTAGTGAGCATGCTTGGCGGAATTTTTGCTCTTATTTCAAGCAAAGTTGCTCCAGGTACCGTTTATTTAGTTTTAGTTTCTATTTCTGGATTGGCGGTTGTCTTTGTTTGGATGGCAATTGCACTTGCTGAACTTAATTTTAGAAAACAATTTCTTAAAGATGGCCATAAATTAAGCGAATTAAAATATCGCACGCCATGGTATCCTGTAATTCCATATTTTGCTTTTATTTCTAGTCTGCTATCCTGTGTTTTGATTTGGTTTGATCCAACTCAACGTGTAGCTCTTTATTATACAATTCCGTTTGTGGCGATTTGTTACGTGGCTCATTACTTATGGCGTAGGAAAAATAAGAAATTTGAAGTTGTTGAAGAATAA
- the mmuM gene encoding homocysteine S-methyltransferase, with protein sequence MGLIEKVKSGIVLDGAMSDELENQGVNTNNHLWTATALINQLDKVYQAHMDYFNAGAELVITNTYQANVQAFEKAGYSQEEAEKFIRDAVKIAKKARDDFEKKTGQHNYVAGTVGAYGAYLADGNEYRGDYDLSKEEYLEFHLPRLRLVLEEKPDLIALETQPKLSEPVAVLDWLKENAPRVLVYVSFTLKNVQQISDGTSIAEAITKINQYDQVFAMGINCISPDLVKDALIEFGKYTEKPLVVYPNLGASYDPKIKQWREFDKKFDFNTLTKTWYECGARLIGGCCTTGPEEIKQIRKTLDQLR encoded by the coding sequence ATGGGTTTAATTGAAAAAGTTAAATCTGGAATTGTGCTTGATGGTGCAATGTCTGATGAACTTGAAAACCAAGGAGTTAATACAAATAACCACTTATGGACAGCAACAGCTTTAATTAATCAGTTGGATAAAGTGTATCAAGCGCACATGGATTATTTCAATGCTGGTGCTGAACTTGTAATTACAAATACGTATCAGGCAAATGTACAAGCATTTGAAAAAGCAGGTTATTCTCAAGAAGAAGCGGAGAAGTTTATTCGGGATGCGGTTAAAATTGCTAAAAAGGCGCGAGATGATTTTGAAAAGAAAACTGGCCAACACAATTATGTGGCAGGAACAGTTGGAGCTTATGGAGCATATTTAGCAGATGGAAATGAGTATCGAGGAGATTACGATTTATCCAAAGAAGAATATCTGGAGTTTCATTTGCCAAGATTAAGGCTCGTTTTAGAGGAAAAGCCAGATTTGATTGCATTAGAAACTCAGCCGAAATTGTCGGAGCCGGTGGCAGTTTTAGATTGGTTAAAAGAAAATGCACCACGGGTTCTTGTGTATGTCAGTTTCACTTTAAAAAATGTTCAGCAAATTAGTGATGGAACTTCGATTGCAGAAGCTATTACAAAAATTAATCAATACGACCAAGTTTTTGCAATGGGAATTAATTGTATTAGTCCCGATTTGGTGAAAGACGCACTGATTGAATTTGGCAAATATACTGAAAAACCGTTGGTAGTATATCCAAATTTGGGTGCAAGTTATGATCCAAAAATTAAGCAGTGGCGGGAATTTGATAAAAAGTTTGATTTTAATACTTTGACTAAGACTTGGTATGAATGTGGAGCTCGCTTAATCGGGGGATGCTGCACAACGGGACCTGAGGAGATTAAGCAGATTCGTAAAACACTCGATCAGTTAAGATAG
- a CDS encoding restriction endonuclease subunit S, whose protein sequence is MVWEQRKLDKIGLFSKGKGYTKKDLIDDGVPILLYGELYTHYSEKILNTGLYSKLLLNSIFSTGNEVVLPDSGETSIDIARASWIASSGIILAGGLIIIKPNKYIFPGFLAYLLTYGKSHKLLASRAQGKSIVHIHVNDLKNLNILYPQKLKEQERIIALLEKINKCIALQQRKLNDLNSMKSALLQDVFPNTQGIKKIKLSTQEWNLQKISSIFKERNQRNKNGMLLSVSISKGVYPFLENDRKDNSSNDKSNYKEVKINDLAYNSMRMWQGAVGVSKYNGIVSPAYTVVTPKKEENPNFYYYYFKNKRMLFNFRQHSQGLTSDTWNLKFPLFEKILIQVPSDKEEEQRISSLFKQIDKSIELSKIQIKKLTSIKQFLLQNMFI, encoded by the coding sequence ATCGTTTGGGAGCAACGTAAGTTGGATAAGATAGGTCTTTTTTCTAAAGGAAAAGGTTATACTAAAAAAGATTTAATTGATGATGGTGTACCCATACTCTTGTATGGAGAATTATATACTCATTACTCTGAAAAAATTTTAAACACCGGACTTTACTCAAAGTTACTTTTGAATTCTATTTTTAGTACAGGAAACGAGGTTGTATTACCTGATTCAGGTGAAACGTCTATAGATATCGCCAGAGCTAGCTGGATAGCCAGTTCAGGAATAATATTAGCTGGTGGATTAATAATTATAAAACCTAATAAATATATATTTCCTGGTTTTTTAGCATATTTGCTCACATATGGTAAAAGTCATAAACTTTTAGCATCAAGAGCTCAAGGAAAATCAATAGTTCATATTCATGTAAATGATTTAAAAAATCTGAATATCTTATATCCCCAAAAATTAAAAGAACAGGAAAGAATTATTGCACTCTTGGAGAAAATAAATAAATGTATAGCCCTTCAGCAACGAAAATTGAATGATCTAAACAGCATGAAATCTGCTTTACTTCAAGATGTTTTTCCGAATACTCAAGGCATTAAAAAAATTAAGCTTTCTACACAAGAATGGAATTTGCAAAAAATAAGTTCTATTTTTAAAGAACGAAATCAAAGAAATAAAAATGGAATGCTTTTATCAGTATCCATTTCCAAAGGGGTATATCCTTTTTTAGAGAATGATAGAAAAGACAATTCATCTAATGATAAGAGCAATTACAAAGAAGTAAAAATAAATGATTTAGCTTATAATTCAATGCGCATGTGGCAAGGAGCTGTTGGTGTATCAAAATATAATGGAATTGTTAGTCCAGCATATACTGTTGTTACGCCAAAAAAAGAAGAAAATCCAAATTTTTATTACTATTATTTTAAAAATAAAAGAATGCTTTTTAATTTTAGACAGCATTCACAGGGATTAACATCAGACACATGGAACTTAAAATTTCCTTTATTCGAAAAAATTTTAATTCAAGTTCCATCTGATAAAGAGGAGGAACAAAGAATATCATCTTTATTCAAGCAAATTGATAAATCAATTGAGTTAAGTAAGATTCAAATTAAAAAGCTAACTAGTATCAAGCAATTCCTCCTCCAAAATATGTTTATCTAA
- the cas6 gene encoding CRISPR-associated endoribonuclease Cas6, which translates to MRFGIPICLHSKNPSEKAEIKIDIDYDAYVLSLIKTGLSAENPNLFKELFEKPTQKCYATSVFFPNATFTKNSIILNREGEMKLYFSTANTNIGINFYNAFIYLNHLDVSKLPFGHEYLADVKKLYTIELPKITQNRTIFKTMSPIVVRDNNGRFISCPTDVTEEEMIKFNETLRRNTFNKLKDNPMLASTVEELWFKPLKMRKTVRKSFGLNIECTKGIFELEGNPTLLNYIHSGGLGEKNGSFSGMISLI; encoded by the coding sequence ATGAGATTTGGAATTCCAATTTGTCTACATTCAAAGAATCCAAGTGAAAAAGCAGAAATCAAGATAGATATTGATTATGATGCTTATGTTTTATCATTAATTAAAACAGGTCTCTCAGCTGAGAATCCTAATTTATTTAAAGAACTATTTGAGAAACCTACACAAAAATGTTATGCAACTAGTGTATTCTTCCCGAATGCTACTTTTACTAAAAATAGCATTATTTTAAATAGAGAGGGGGAAATGAAGTTATATTTTTCAACTGCGAATACTAATATAGGGATTAACTTTTATAATGCATTTATTTATTTAAATCATCTGGATGTAAGTAAATTGCCGTTTGGGCACGAATATTTAGCAGACGTAAAGAAGCTATATACAATAGAACTTCCTAAAATCACACAAAATCGAACAATCTTTAAAACAATGTCTCCAATTGTAGTTAGAGATAACAATGGAAGATTTATTTCATGTCCGACTGATGTAACAGAAGAAGAGATGATTAAATTTAATGAAACCTTGCGCAGAAATACTTTTAATAAATTAAAAGATAACCCGATGCTTGCCTCAACAGTGGAAGAATTATGGTTTAAACCATTGAAAATGAGAAAGACTGTACGTAAATCATTTGGTTTGAATATTGAATGCACAAAAGGGATTTTTGAATTAGAGGGTAATCCTACCCTCTTAAACTATATTCACTCAGGTGGTCTCGGTGAAAAAAATGGCAGCTTTTCGGGGATGATTAGTTTAATTTAG